One window from the genome of Saccharomyces mikatae IFO 1815 strain IFO1815 genome assembly, chromosome: 4 encodes:
- the PAR32 gene encoding Par32p (similar to Saccharomyces cerevisiae PAR32 (YDL173W); ancestral locus Anc_7.362), whose amino-acid sequence MATFNPYNEMENQARVQEYKVSTGRGGAGNIHRSISKPSPVLLPLKSNSKPAANNSSNGGNQEKVPRFAIGRGGAGNIFHDPHLTRSAQQLDSNDNINYNDVINDIDDYISPITSDMGEEGEGNPVTNTRSRISATRSHQSLHATTSSPNNKAPIVVGRGGAGNIFFNKKKVSSSGGNEEDEIRGSNYEDEDTINANEDNLFVVTSNGNALAAIKSASKKPKNKHKGKNVPEKFAIGRGGAGNIISPKSSRNTIQHNSNDEDGGKGDEVYVKDDNSKEKKKKKKKKSGFFNSLKTMFN is encoded by the coding sequence ATGGCTACGTTCAACCCCTACAACGAGATGGAGAATCAGGCACGTGTTCAGGAGTACAAGGTCTCCACAGGTAGAGGAGGAGCCGGCAACATCCATAGGTCTATTTCCAAGCCATCTCCCGTGCTTCTTCCATTGAAATCCAACTCAAAGCCAGCTGCAAACAACAGCAGTAATGGAGGCAATCAGGAGAAAGTTCCGCGTTTTGCCATTGGCAGGGGCGGCGCTGGCAATATCTTTCATGATCCGCATCTGACAAGGTCCGCTCAGCAACTAGACTCCAACGATAATATCAACTATAACGACGTGATTAACGACATTGACGACTATATCTCGCCTATAACTTCAGACATGGGCGAGGAAGGCGAGGGGAATCCGGTGACCAACACCAGGTCTCGTATTAGCGCCACAAGAAGTCACCAATCGCTACATGCCACCACTTCATCTCCCAACAATAAGGCGCCGATTGTTGTTGGTAGAGGGGGTGCAGGAAACATCTTctttaataaaaagaaagtgtCCAGCAGTGGGGGAAATGAAGAGGATGAGATACGAGGCAGCAATTACGAGGATGAGGATACGATCAATGCAAACGAGGATAATCTTTTCGTGGTGACTTCGAATGGCAATGCATTGGCGGCAATCAAATCTGCTTCCAAGAAACCCAAAAATAAGCATAAGGGCAAAAACGTGCCGGAAAAATTCGCCATTGGCAGGGGCGGTGCAGGAAACATAATCTCGCCCAAGTCAAGTAGGAATACTATACAGCACAACTCTAACGACGAGGACGGTGGCAAAGGAGATGAAGTTTATGTGAAAGATGACAatagtaaagaaaagaagaagaagaagaagaagaaatcggGATTCTTCAATTCCTTGAAAACTATGTTTAATTGA